In one window of Miscanthus floridulus cultivar M001 chromosome 12, ASM1932011v1, whole genome shotgun sequence DNA:
- the LOC136496605 gene encoding uncharacterized protein, whose product MDTVREEAWPVAAPQQRQQPSAPQPEQQQQQNGRIDLRELKAQMEKRLGPDRSRRYFGYLNGYLSERLGRQDFEKLCLQTLGRENLQLHNRLIRAILYNAYQGKCPPPPPPLDAGRRPVGASVKKASQAAEVLNACNGDARLLQVQGLRPVATAQDHTLKDSMNNMGPNCRITAAVNHNQVTHGASGSLENGIINPLELKRLHFQQCEPVEPLAKHPRVEQLPHNNMLLQRRSMSSTADRSAEILRSPVRAPLGIPFCSASVGGARKFPPPRIVAGEDHFNSCLDHGGLFNTELLHRRMEKTAETLGLAGVTMDSAELLNIALDKYMKNLIRSSVELVGGSVQRDARKGTPPYKQQAYGKQINGVWLPNHVHIQSGSGPSGATNEIRSNQLISINDFKVAMQLNPRHLGENWPVLLEKICLCSSEEND is encoded by the coding sequence ATGGACACAGTAAGGGAGGAGGCATGGCCCGTGGCTGCAccgcagcagcggcagcagccATCAGCTCCCCAaccggagcagcagcagcagcagaatgGCCGTATCGATCTCAGGGAGCTCAAGGCTCAGATGGAGAAGCGGCTTGGTCCGGATCGCTCGCGGCGATATTTTGGCTACTTGAATGGCTACTTATCGGAAAGGCTCGGCAGGCAGGACTTTGAAAAGCTGTGCCTGCAGACCCTGGGGCGGGAGAACCTCCAGCTGCACAACCGGTTAATCCGTGCAATTCTCTACAATGCCTACCAGGGAAAGtgcccgcctcctcctcctccattggATGCAGGGAGGAGACCTGTTGGGGCATCAGTAAAGAAGGCTTCTCAGGCTGCTGAAGTGTTGAATGCTTGCAATGGTGATGCCAGGTTGTTACAGGTTCAGGGATTGAGGCCTGTGGCTACAGCACAGGATCATACTTTGAAAGACAGTATGAATAACATGGGCCCAAATTGTAGGATTACGGCTGCTGTCAATCACAACCAAGTTACTCACGGTGCTTCTGGATCTCTGGAGAATGGTATTATAAATCCACTTGAGTTGAAGAGATTGCATTTTCAACAATGCGAACCTGTAGAGCCACTGGCAAAGCATCCACGCGTGGAACAGTTGCCACACAATAATATGCTTTTGCAGAGAAGAAGTATGAGCAGCACTGCAGACCGGTCTGCAGAAATATTGAGAAGTCCTGTACGAGCTCCACTAGGAATTCCATTTTGTTCAGCAAGTGTGGGTGGTGCAAGGAAATTTCCACCTCCACGAATTGTTGCAGGTGAGGATCACTTTAACAGCTGTCTTGATCATGGTGGGCTGTTCAACACTGAGCTGCTGCACAGACGGATGGAGAAAACAGCAGAAACGCTGGGTTTAGCTGGTGTCACAATGGATAGTGCCGAGCTTCTGAATATTGCTCTGGATAAGTACATGAAAAACCTGATTAGGTCATCTGTTGAGTTAGTAGGAGGTAGTGTTCAGAGGGATGCAAGGAAAGGGACACCACCATACAAGCAGCAAGCTTATGGAAAGCAGATTAATGGTGTCTGGCTGCCAAACCATGTTCACATTCAATCAGGTAGCGGGCCATCAGGAGCCACGAATGAGATCAGAAGTAACCAATTGATCTCCATCAATGATTTTAAGGTAGCCATGCAGCTAAACCCTCGACATCTCGGGGAGAACTGGCCAGTCCTTCTGGAGAAGATATGTCTATGTTCTTCAGAGGAAAATGACTGA
- the LOC136495213 gene encoding uncharacterized protein, giving the protein MEWWQKAVVVPAKRAWIVVAARLTTRRKKDDGGHRALVKLHDDVQTCAYEDVQVMWEMLQRAETDRLAREPSPKGARALVWLRRHHKMGPRRRC; this is encoded by the exons ATGGAGTGGTGGCAGAAGGCGGTGGTGGTGCCGGCGAAGCGCGCGTGGATCGTCGTCGCCGCCCGGCTGACGACGCGCCGCAAGAAAGACG ACGGCGGCCACCGCGCGCTGGTGAAGCTCCACGACGACGTCCAGACGTGCGCGTACGAGGACGTGCAGGTGATGTGGGAGATGCTGCAGCGGGCCGAGACGGACAGGCTGGCGCGCGAGCCCTCGCCCAAGGGCGCCCGCGCGCTCGTCTGGCTGCGCCGCCACCACAAGATGGGCCCGCGCCGGCGCTGCTGA